In Desulfosporosinus youngiae DSM 17734, the genomic stretch GGTGAAAGCAGAATCGGTAAACCTGTACGATTTTGACTATTTGAATGATTGGGAATCCATGTGCCAAAAACTTGAGCTTCCAGATCAAGCTAAGATAGAGGATTTCCAAGCAGATTTTGAAGCTGATGGTGAAATCAGGGAACTGCGTTATCAACTAATCAGCCGAAAGGATGGAGACCTGGTTCATTACAATGTCAATTTCCAAAAGCAACGTATGGAGTATATAATTCGCAGGATTAAGATCGATCAATGGTTACAATACGATCGCTTGGTAACTGCTCAGAGGTTTTTTGAAGTAGTTTCTGAATTAGATATCAACAAACTTAAACCGGAAGAGGAGTATGTTTGGTATTGCATAGCCAGTCGCGGGGAGCTTGGTTCATACGGTATGAGAGATAGAGATAATTTCATTCTTGGCAGCAAAGGTGATATAGTGGCCGTGGATAGCGGGCAGTTGCCTCTTAAAGGTTATTATATATCCTTATATGGAATGTATAGATTGAATGAAGTTACATGCGAGGGTCGAGGATATAAGGATTATCTTTTTGATATTATACAGAACTAGGGTCAGCTATTTCACATAACAGCGTGTTTTTAGTAATATGTACTTCTTTAATATGGGATGCTATCAAAAAAGTAAAATCCTCCCGATAATGATAAGACGACTTGGAAAGTATAGAAGTATGCGGGATCAATTATTTGGTACTGGACAGTAAAAGTACTGCGGCCGTAATCCGCAAAGGATTACGGCCTGGGGAGGGCGATTGAATGACAAACAGTGAATTGATGGGAATATTAAAGAAACGTTTTGAGGAAAACATGCACCGGCATAACGGTCTTGAATGGGCTAAAGTGCAAGCCAGGCTGGAAGATCGGGCGGAGAAACTTTCCTCACTTAATGAAATGGAAAGAACCGGCGGCGAACCTGATGTGGTTGCTTGGGATGAGGCGACGGGTGAGTATATTTTTTATGATTGTTCAGCAGAAACTCCGCTAGGGCGCAGAAATAGTTGTTATGACGGTAAAGGCCAGGAGGAGAGAAACAAGAAAGGAATATTTCCGCAGGGCAATGCAGTGGATATGGCGGCGGCCATGGGTATCGAGCTTCTGACAGAAGAGCAATACAGAGAACTGCAGAAACTGGGAAATTTCGATCTGAAGACCTCAAGCTGGCTGAAGACACCTTCCGACATCAGAAAACTCGGCGGAGCTATTTTTGCGGACCGTCGCTACGGCCAAGTATTCATTTATCATAACAGTGCCCCTTCGTTCTATAGCAGCAGGGCGTTCCGTGGTTCCTTGAGGGTATGAATTGTTCATTTAGTGTTCTTATTTTTTTCGAACTGGGATCCAAACTTCACTATAAGCGTAATCTTTTTTGTGTTCATTCATTTTAGTAAAAGAGAAAGCGGGGGTATTGATTACTTCGTAATATATTTTTGCCATTGTTGGAATGTTAAAAATGACTTGCGGCCTGCCCCGTTGCCTCCTGGTTTGCTCCAGAAGGCAACGGGGTTTTTGAAATTGGGGGTTCAAGCTATTTTTAATATCTTGACAATATCGATATTCGATGTTATTATGCAAACAAATTATATCGATATTCGATATTCGCGAAGGAATGATTACATGGCCAGAGAAAAATATCAAACATTAACAGAGCAAATGTTTTACATCCTTATTTGCCTAAGAAATGAGGCCTGTGGTGTTGATATTATGAAAATGGTAGCAGAGCTTACCGATGGCAGAGTGCTCATTGGCCCTGGAACCCTATACAGCTTATTGGATAACTTTGTCAAGGAAAAAATGATTATAGAGACTAAAACGGAAAATCGAAAAAAAAGCTATATTATTACAAAGCTTGGTGATGAAATGCTTGAAAAAGAATATCACCGGCTAACAAAGCAGAAAAATGATTACGAAGCACTGGTAAAAGGTGGTGGGCAGTGATGAACCATAAAGTTAAAAAGGTGATAAATTTTAGATTTGACCGTTATAAGGATATAGAAGTCAAATTGGAGAAACTGGCGGCAAAGGGATTATTTCTTGAGGAGTGCGACGCCTTTTTATGGACATTTCGAAAAGGAGAGCCGAAGAAGTTAAAATACACAGTTACATATTTTTCCGAGGGGTCAGTATTTAATCCCGATATTACGGATAATCAGCAAACCTATTTCGATTATGCCAAGGCTGCCGGTTGGGATTTCGTAACACAATTCAACCAAATGCAGATTTTTTGCAGCGAAGCTGACAACCCCATACCATTTGAGACGGATGAAAAAGAGAAATTTGAGAATATCAAAAGATGTATGAGAAAGAGCTTTCTTCCATCTATAATAGTTATGATTCTGGTTTTAATGCTTAATTTGGTTGTGCAGTTCAATTCATTTCAATTGGATCCAATCGATTTTCTGTCGGATCCCAGTCGATTGTTTTCTGTTGCCATGATTTTGGCGGTTGTCATTTATGAAGTGTATTCCTTGCTTGATTACTTCATTTGGTGTAAACGCTCAGAGCGCTCGATTGCCGGTGGCGGGGAATGTGCTGAAAATATCAGCATGGTGCGCAGAATTGTCCATATCATCTTTATGAGTTTTATTTTTGCTGGCTTTGGTTACTTACTGAACTATCTCGTTTTTAAAATAAGCTGGTTCGGTGCATTTCTATGCATCATACAAATGCCCATTCTGCTGACAGTATTTTGGTTGTCAATCAAGTATTTGAAAAAGAAAAAAGCATCGGCTGCGATAAATAAAGTAATATCCTTTACTGTGCTTATCCTTGCTGCTTTTGCATATCTGGCCTTCATTGTATGGTTCACCATTAAATTTGGCTTTAATGTAGGTGCTGACTCGGATTATCGCACCGTTGCTTGGCCGGTTACCGCAACAACCAGTCATGAGTACAGGCTATATAGGGATGATATCCCCCTCACCTGTGAAGATTTATACGGTGACATTGATTATGACTATTATTCGTATGAAAAAAAGATAAATAGCACATTGTTCCTTACCAAAAGCAATTACCGGCAAGATTCATTGCCTGCAAAAGACGCACCTCCGCGGCTCGAATACGATATCTTAGAACCGCAATTTAAGTTTGTTTATCATCTCGCCAAGAAGCATCTGCTTGAGATACCCCAGTGGCGAGATAATGTAAGCTTTGAGTCTATCGACAATAAAATTTTCGGCACGGTTGAAGCTTATCAGCGGTATTATGATGATACACCAACAGGGAAATACATTTTGCTTTTTGAGAATAAGATGATTGAACTAACTATGGAAGAACCACCATCCAGGAAACAAATTTCCATCATTAAAGAAAAATTAAGAGTTTAACGTTTTGCCATATAACTCAACATAATGAACCACAAGGCCCAAAACCTTGTGGTTTTTCACACAACCAAGACCTATTTATGATACTTCCCGGTACATTCCTTAACCTGCAGTTCAATCACGGCAGTGCCTTTCACCATATTTTCCGGAAGCTCCTTACCGGCAAACTGCGGTGTATATTTTTCAACCAATCTGTTCAGAACCTCACGTTTTGAGGGGATGTCTTCCAGAATATGTGCCCTTCCCAGCACAACCACGCTGTTGTAAATAGCCTCTGTATCACAGGCCGCCGCTTCACCCGGCTGCAATCCCAACAACTCATCCACTTCAAAGCAAGCTCTCGGATTCCCCTTTACATTGTCAATCTTTAAACCCTTGGGCAGCCCGTGCATATAAATTGTTCCATTATAGTAGACAAAATGCATGGGGATGGCATAAGGATATCCGTCCTCGCGAACTGTTCCGAATCGTCCAATATCCGCTCTTTCCAGGAGGGCGTCAATCTCCTCTTTTGTTAATTGAAAGTGTTTCATCCTGTTTTGCATAGATCATTCCTCCTAAGTTTCATCATAAGATGTCTCGGATTTTTCCGATTGCTAACCATGTGCTTTTATTATATGCTGAGGGTGTACCTGTTAAAAGATGCACTTTCAGCATATAATTATGGGTACACTGGATGAGGGATGAATAATGATTTATATTGATAAAGAAGTTGACACACCTTTATATGAACAGATTTACAGGCAAATACAGGAGGACATTATTTCCGGAAATCTTGCGCCGGGAACGCTGCTGCCCGGAATCCGGACTTTAGCAAAGACGTTGGGTGTCGCGCGTAATACGGTGGACAAGGCCTATACACAACTGGCGGTGGAGGGATATATTTGCCCTCGCAAAGGTGCGGGTTTTGCCGTAGAGAGCATCAGAGATTCTAAAAGGAGCGGTGAATTTCAAAGTTTGTCTTGTAGGGTGTCTGCTAATCCGGGCAGGAAAGAAGAGCAAAAGCTTCCCTATGATTTTCAATACGGAAGCTTTCCTGACGAGTGTTTTCCTAAATCTGCCTGGAAAAAGCATCTGCTGGAGGTGTTGGCGTCACCCTATTCGTCGGCTCATATGACCCGGTATCAGGATAAACAGGGGAACCTCTCCCTGCGCTGTGAACTTCGAAACTATTTGTACCGGACCCGCGGGGTGGTGTGTACGGAAGCTCAGATCCTCATTGGCTGTGGTCTGCATTATTCGCTGGATAGTTTATGCAAGCTGTTTGCAAGCCATAAGCGGATTGCCATGGAGGAACCGGGATATAACGGAGCCAAAGAGGTATTTCAAAACAACGGGTTTTTGATACGCCACATTCCATCGACAGAATACGGACTTGACTTCTCACAGCTAAAAGCATTGGATGTTCCTGCTGTTTATGTAACACCGTCCCATCAGTTTCCTTATGGAACCGTCCTGCCGATTTCCAAACGACGGGAGTTGCTGGAATGGGCGGCGGAAGAAAAGGCTTACATCATTGAAGACGATTATGACAGTGAATACAGGTATGATGCCAATCCGGTGCCGTCCCTGCAGTCCATCGACGGCCATGAGCGTGTTATCTATATCGGCACCTTTTCCAAATCTCTTTCCCCATCATTGCGCGTCAATTACATGGTACTTCCCCAGCCATTGCTTCCGGCCTACCATCAGATGTTTTCTTCTTACAGCAGCCCCGTTGCTTGGCTGACCCAGGAAGTGCTGGCCGACTTGCTTCGTTCCGGAGACTATACCCGGCATGTGCGCCGGATGTGTGCGGCTTATCGAAAACGGCATGACGCTTTTGTCCAGCAGGTGTCGAAACAATTCGGGTCCAAAATCCTGCTGCACGGGCAAGGAGCGGGGCTGCATTTTTTGTGGGAGTTTTCGGAGGGAGTGCGTGCCGAGCGGTTGATTCAGATCGCCGAGAAAGCAGGAGTCAGGGTATACCCGGTAACCCCGTTCTGGAGTGTTTCAGAAGCCTGTCCTCCCAATCTGCTTTTTGCAGGGTACAGCCTGCTGAATGAGGAGCAGATACAAGAGGGCATCCGCCTTTTGAGACAAGCGTGGGCTCCAGTACTCTGTAACACCTAATTTCTCACATTTTTGGAGGTTAAATTGCAGGAAGGGCTGACAAATGAACTCAGGTGGTGGAACATGATTATTAGTGCGAGCCGGAGAACGGATATTCCGGCATTTTATTCACAGTGGTTCATGAACAGGCTGAAAGAGGGCTATGCCCTAATCCCCAATCCCCGCAATCCAGGCCGTTTGGGACGAGTGGAGCTTTCCGCCGATCATGTGGACTGCATTGTATTTTGGACCAAAAATTCTATACCCATGCTGGACAAACTGGAACAACTTGAGGCAATGGGGTATGCCTTCTATACTCACTTTACCTTAACTCCTTACGGCCAAGAGATGGAGAGCTGCCTGCCTCCAAAACCCAAGCTTCTGCAGGCATTTATAAAATTGTCCAAACAGACAAGCTCTCAGCGTGTCGTGTGGCGATATGATCCAATTATTGTCGATGCCGACCACTCAATATCCTGGCATATTGAGCAGTTCACCAGGATGTGCGGAGAGCTGCATCCTTACACAAAACGTTGTATTTTAAGTTTCATCGATCCGTATAAAAGTATCAGCGATAAATTCAGAGCAATGACCCGGGATGAAATGCTGGCGATTGCTTCCGGCTTCTCTGAGGCGGCTCAAAAATACGATATGGCACTTTACACCTGTGCGGAAGAAATAGAGCTTGCTGAATACGGCATTGGTCATGCTGCTTGCATCGATCGGAAATGGGTAGAAGAGATTATCGGGTGCCGCATTACAGCGAAAAAGGACGCAAACCAACGCGCGGCATGTGGCTGTATCGAAAGTGTGGATATTGGTGTATATGACACCTGCACACACGGCTGCCTTTATTGTTATGCTACGTCCGACCGAAAGACAGCGCTCGGGCGCTTGAGGGCGCATGATACCCGCGCCCCTATGATTAACGGCTATCCTAAGGGCAACGAAATTGTTACCGACCGCACTGCATCATCAAAAAAAATAAAGCAAATAAGTATGTTTCAGGAGGAATTTTGATGTTTAGGAGACCAGGATCAGATTAATCTCATCTAGTATAACGGTTTAAGAAAAGAATAAGTGCTTCGAAAGCACTTCTTAAGGTTTTGCTAAGTTAAAATTTCAACATCGCCTGTCTGATTTCGCTAAGATGACATTGTCGAATCAGACAGGCTTTTATGCGCTAAAAGCAAAGCAGAATGCAGTTTGAGAGGATAAGTCGTTGACACTGAAAGGAGAAAGACGATGAAAAATGATTTTGTCTTTGTAGACGAGTTTGTATCCGGAATACGCTGGGATGCTAAATACGCCACCTGGGATAATTTTACCGGCAAACCGGTGGACGGATATGCAGCCAATCGAATTGTCGGTACCAGAGCTTTGTGCTTAAGCCTAGAAAAAGCACGGGAAAACGCCGCATCCTTTGGCTTTGGCTTGCTTCTTTGGGATGGTTATCGCCCTCAAAGCGCCGTAGATTGTTTTCTGCGCTGGTCAAAACAGCCGGAAGACGGCCGGACGAAACTGAAACACTATCCGAATATTGACAGATCTGAGATAGTAGCAAAAGGATATGTGGCCGCTAAGTCGGGCCACACCCGGGGCAGCGCCATTGATTTAACCCTTTATTATTTAGCTGACGGTACACTTGTGCCTATGGGCGGCGGCTTTGATTTAATGGATTCAGTTTCACATCACGGAGCAAAGGGAATCACCCAAGCGGAAGGGAGGAACCGTCAATACCTTTGTTCTATTATGGAGGCCAGCGGTTTTGTTGCCTATGCTTGTGAGTGGTGGCATTACACATTGAAACACGAACCTTATCCCAACACTTATTTTGATTTTCTCATCGCCTAGCTGAGCTGAAATAACGCTCAGGCCGCAGCGGAGTTGAAATCCTTAAAACGGCCGCTGGGGCGGTGAAACCATATTCCTGAAAAGGGGTCTCAGACATGAAACGAAAAAGAATGACTCAGTTGTTTCCACTCTTATTGCCGTTGCGCAGGACACAAAGAAGATTATTCTTCTATGCCGAAATGTACTTTGACCGGAACCGCTATGCAAAGGCAAAGGCTCCGGAGTTTTTGCCTTTTTGCCTCTATGAAACCAAGTCGAAGCTTGTCAATGAAAATACGGGCTTTGATCTGAAATATCAGGAAAACAAGGTGTTTAATCTGCGCCTTGCCGCAGAGACTGTCAATGGCCTGATCATACGCCCTGGTGAAACATTTTCATTTTGGCAGCGTGTGAGATACGCCGAGAAAAATCAGCGGTATAAGGACGGTTTGTGCGTGGTGAACGGCGAATTGGTCACGGTACCGGGAGGCGGTTCGTGTCATCTCAGCAATTTGCTGTTCTGGCTGTTTCTGCATACTCCCCTCACCATTGTAGAACGGCATCCTCATCAGCTTAAGGATTTTCCTTCGCCTGATGAGGACGAACCTGATGGTGTGGACGCTACGGTCAGCGAAGGGTGGCTGGATTTAAAGGTCAAAAACAACACCAATCTTACCTTCCAGATTAAAATAGCCTTCAATGAACCTTACATTTATGGCTCTATTTTTATCGATCAGGCCATAGGGCATCGTTACGAGATTATTAATCGCGATAAGAGCTATTTCCGAAAAGAAGGGAAAACCTTTGAGCGGGTTTCTGTCTGCCGGCAGAGGATAGACAGCAAATCTAAACAAGTTGTCTCAGAAAACATTCTTTATACAGATGTATGTGAAATTGGCTATTTGCTTCCGGAAGGAACGGCCATCACGGAAGAAAAGGAATTATTCGAACTTTGAAAGGGGAAAGCGGCATGGATAAGTTGAAAATCGCAATTATCTTCGGAGGCTGTTCCGAAGAACATCCCATCTCCGTTAAATCTGCGCAAGAGGTCGCTAAAAACCTTGATCTGGAAAAGTATGAACCTTTCTATATCGGGATTACGAAAAATGGTGTTTGGAAGCTTTGTCCCCGCCCTGAGGCCAATTGGGAAAAGGGCAGCTGCCGTTCGGTTATGCTGTCACCGGACAGAAGCGTCCACGGCTTGCTTGTTCTGGAGCAGGGACAATACAAAACGATCCCTTTGGATATGGTGTTTCCCGTTCTGCATGGCAAACTTGGGGAGGATGGTGCAATGCAAGGTTTGTTGGAGCTTTCCGGCATCCCCTATGCAGGCTGCGATGTCCAAAGTTCTGCTCTGTGTATGGACAAATCCCTTGCTTATATCGTCGCTGGCAAGGCGGGAATTGCTACGCCAAATTTCCGGACTGTCACGGCCAAGGGGACTATTGATGCCGACGGGCTTACTTATCCTGTTTTTGTCAAGCCGGCCCGTTCCGGTTCATCCTTCGGCGTCAGTAAGGTATGCCGAAAAGAAGAATTGCTGAGTGCGGTGGCAATCGCAAGACAATATGACTCCAAGGTGTTGATTGAAGAGGCTGTCGCCGGCAGCGAGGTGGGATGTGCCATATTAGGGAACGATCCGGATTTAATGGCAGGCGAGGTCGATCAAATTTCTCTGTCCTATGGTTTTTTCAGAATCCATCAGGAGAATGAGCCTGAAAAGGGTTCTGAAAACTCAACATTTATCGTTCCCGCCGACATTTCGGCAGAGGCGCGCCTGCAGGTTCAGGAGACAGCAAAAGCCGTCTATCGCGCCTTGGGATGCAGGGGACTGGCGCGGGTGGATATGTTCCTGAAGGAAGATGGAAAAGTAATCCTTAACGAGGTTAATACCTTGCCCGGCATGACCTCATACAGCCGTTATCCGAGAATGGTGGCGGCCGCAGGGTTAAGCTTTGCCGAAGTGATCGATCGGATTGTGGCGTTGACATTGCAAGGAAAATAATGCTTCAGGTTTAAGGTTAAGGGACAGTTTGCCGATAGGGCAGACTGTCCCTTGAAGTCTCTAAAAAATCAGGGAATTGATGCTTAAAACTCTTGCTATTGACAAACTTGATATTTATATTAGTGTGTGAAAGACTATCGGTAGTGCGATATTCAGAAAGTCTTAAGGTTTCCATAAGTAAAAAGCCATAAAATGAAATTATTGCTCCGCGGTATAATAATCAGGGGAGTATATGCTTTAGAGAAAGAAGATGACGCTTTTGGCTGCCAATATTTTAATCGTTGATGATGAACAAGCGATTGCCGATTTGGTTGAAGTTTATCTGAACAATGAAAACTATCATATCTTCAAATTTTATAACGGCCAGGATGCCCTTCGTTGTATTGAAAATGAAAAACTGGACCTCGCCATTTTGGATGTCATGCTTCCTGATGTAGACGGTTTTTCAATCTGCCGGCAAATCCGGGAAAAGCATAATTTTCCGGTGATCATGCTGACAGCCAAAGAAGAAGAAATCGATAAGATCACCGGGCTGACCTTAGGTGCGGACGACTATATCACCAAGCCCTTCCGTCCCCTGGAGCTGATTGCCCGTGTCAAGGCGCAGCTGCGGAGATTTACCAAATATAATTCTGCGGAGCCCAATCAGGAAGAGCATTTAATAGCCTTTTCCGGCCTGGTCTTGGACATAGAAACTCATGAATGTACCTTGAATGAAAAAAAGCTGTCGCTCACGCCTACGGAATTCTCCATTCTTTGGGTCCTTTGTTCCAATCGCGGCCGGGTGGTCAGTTCGGAAGAATTGTTCCATGAGGTATGGGGAGATAAGTACTTCGCCAACAGTAATAATACGGTCATGGTTCATATCCGGCATTTAAGGGAAAAAATGCAGGACAGCGCCGAACATCCTAAATATATCAAAACGGTCTGGGGGGTTGGCTATAAAATTGAAAAGTGAGAAGGACAAACGCAGGAATGATTATTCAAAATTAAAAAGGAAAGTACTTGGGCAAATGTTTCTGATTACAGTTGCCGCCGCTGTGACTGTTTTTCTGTTGCGCAATATCCTGCGCGGACAGATCGGAGATCGTATCGTTCAATTTTTAGTCCACGCTTATCATTTTAGAAATTCGGACGCACAGATGATCTATCAGTTGGTGATTCGCAACAATATGTCCACGATCCTTTTTGGTGTTATTATAATATGTTTAGTTATTTTTTCAGTTTCCTGGTTCACTAAATATTTTGATGAAATCAGCGCCGGAATGGATAAACTTGCTGAGGAATCCGATGCTGAAATCACCTTAGCACCGGAATTGGATTTTATGGAAAATAAGCTGAATCAGCTAAAAAACAACTTGGAAAAACAAAAGAAAGCCGCCCTTGCGGCCGAGCAGCGCAAGAATGATTTGGTAGTTTACTTAGCTCATGATATCAAGACCCCTCTGACCTCTGTTATAGGATACTTAAGTCTTCTCGATGAAGCCCCTGATATGCCTTCTGAACAGAAGGCAAAATATGTGGGTATTACCTTGGAAAAGGCTTATCGCTTAGAGCAGCTGATCAATGAGTTTTTTGAGATTACCAGATTTAATCTGCAAAGAATTGTTTTGAATAAAGAAAAAATCAATTTACAGTTCATGCTCCAGCAGATGGCCGATGAATTCTATCCCATGTTGGCTCCCCAGGCCAAGCAGGTGGCCGTCAATGTGCCTGACGGCTTAACACTGTGGGGAGATGCGGACAAACTAGCCCGTGTCTTCAATAACATTCTGAAAAATGCCCTGGCCTATAGCTATGAAAACAGCGTCATTGACATTGCTGCCGGTCAGCAGGACAAAAATGTCGTTATAACCTTTACGAATCAGGGAAATCCCATCCCCCAGGCCAAGCTGGAAACTATTTTTGAAAAGTTTTACCGCTTAGATTCGTCACGTTCCACAGACACCGGCGGAGCAGGGCTGGGTTTGGCAATCGCCCGGGAAATTGTCACGACTCACGCCGGCACAATCTCTGTGGAAAGCAACCCGGAAACTACGACATTTACAGTAAAGCTTCCGTTATAAGGAAATCTTAAGAAGTTCATAAGCTGGAATTCCAACATAGCTCTTTGTTCTGTGCTTGAATAATATCAGTACAGAATAAGGAGTTGTTTTGTTATGGTACGAAAAGTAAAAAGGAAAAAGTCAGGCATACTCAGATTTGCAGTACTTCTCTTGAAGGTTGGAATGGCTGCTTTTGTTTATAAATCCATCATTATGCCAGGATACCAGCACATCTTTGCCCAGGAATATGAGGATAAAACCATGACGGCTTCAGCGTTGAAACCAGAATCCGAACCCTCTGTTTCCATATCTTCCGATCAACTGAACAGTTCTAATGCGATTCTGATCAATTTAAAAGATCATAACATTCTGATGCAGAAAAACAGTGAAGAAAAAATCTATCCCGCTTCCTTAACGAAGATGATGACAGTCATTGTCGCCATAGAAAACCTGCCTGATTTCAAGAAAGAAATCACCCTTACCAATTCTGTGTTTCAGGGCCTGTCAGAAGCAGATGCATCTATGTCGGGTTTCCAGCCGGGTGAGAAGGTAAGGGTGATTGACCTTTTATATGGGGCTCTGCTTCCCAGCGGGGCAGAGTCTTGTGTCGGGCTTGCTGATTACATTGCAGGGTCGGAGAAGGACTTTGCCGGGATGATGAATCAAAAAGCGGCAGGTCTGGGCATGCGCACCACACATTTTGAGAACTCAACCGGACTTCAGAATAAAAACCATTACACAACAGTCAAAGATCTGGCTGTTCTGCTCAGCTATGCTTTGCAAAATGATACGTTCCGGGAGATTTTTACTTCATCCCGTCATTCCATACAACCTACGAATAAGCATCCTGGCGGGATAACCTTTTACAGTACCATGTTTGAAGAACTCAACAATCAAAGCATTGCCGGCGGGAAAATCTTAGGAGGGAAGACCGGCTATACCCGTGAAGCCGGTCTATGTCTGGCGAGTCTCGCCAAAGTGGGCAACCAGGAATATATTCTGATTTCAGCCGGCGCCAAAGGAAATCATCAGTCGGAACAGTATAATATTAGCGATGCCTTAGCTGTATATAATAGTATAGGAAAGGATGATTATAACGTTAACTCAACAAAGGTACCCGGAGATGTTCAACACGATAAAAGGCGGTTGAACAATCCGCCTTTGAAGTTCAAGTAAAATCAATCAACAACGGGCCGCATTTTCGGCCCGTTGTTGATTTCACCGGTTGTGTTATTTTAAGATCATTTTCTGCAGCGCCTGTTTTTGTGCCTCATTAATGAGGGGCAGCATTTTTTTTAGCTTTGACTTTTTTTCTTCCGGAAGGTCTTTGAGGAAAGCTCTCATTTTTCCGGCCAGCTCGGGTGTTATATAATGACGTTCATTCATGCGGATCAACTCCATTATTTTTATTAATTGGTCTGAACTTATAGTTTGGTTAAATGACAGCAGTGTTTGCAGTTGTTCAAGCTCAGAGCGCAGCTTTTCCTTTATCTTTATCTGTTCCTTGACGATTTCCAGTTGAGCTTGAACGACGAGGAGAGGATTGAAATCAGGATTTTCCATAAAGTTATGGATTTCTTCTAAGGAAAAGCCCAGTTGTTTCAGAGATAATATCTGCTGAAGTTTTAAGGCATCGGCCTTAGTGTAAAGCCGGTGGCCGGCTTCGGTAGTTTCGGAGGGGACTAATAGGCCTATTTGGTGATAATGGTGCAGTGTTCTGACTGTAATTCCACACTGGCTTGCAAGCTCACCGATTTTCCAAATAGTTTTTGGCATTCTTTCACCTCGTTTCCGCAGGATTTTTGTCGACGAGTAAATTATACAACCTG encodes the following:
- a CDS encoding DUF4256 domain-containing protein, which codes for MTNSELMGILKKRFEENMHRHNGLEWAKVQARLEDRAEKLSSLNEMERTGGEPDVVAWDEATGEYIFYDCSAETPLGRRNSCYDGKGQEERNKKGIFPQGNAVDMAAAMGIELLTEEQYRELQKLGNFDLKTSSWLKTPSDIRKLGGAIFADRRYGQVFIYHNSAPSFYSSRAFRGSLRV
- a CDS encoding DUF2812 domain-containing protein; the protein is MNHKVKKVINFRFDRYKDIEVKLEKLAAKGLFLEECDAFLWTFRKGEPKKLKYTVTYFSEGSVFNPDITDNQQTYFDYAKAAGWDFVTQFNQMQIFCSEADNPIPFETDEKEKFENIKRCMRKSFLPSIIVMILVLMLNLVVQFNSFQLDPIDFLSDPSRLFSVAMILAVVIYEVYSLLDYFIWCKRSERSIAGGGECAENISMVRRIVHIIFMSFIFAGFGYLLNYLVFKISWFGAFLCIIQMPILLTVFWLSIKYLKKKKASAAINKVISFTVLILAAFAYLAFIVWFTIKFGFNVGADSDYRTVAWPVTATTSHEYRLYRDDIPLTCEDLYGDIDYDYYSYEKKINSTLFLTKSNYRQDSLPAKDAPPRLEYDILEPQFKFVYHLAKKHLLEIPQWRDNVSFESIDNKIFGTVEAYQRYYDDTPTGKYILLFENKMIELTMEEPPSRKQISIIKEKLRV
- a CDS encoding DUF1848 domain-containing protein codes for the protein MIISASRRTDIPAFYSQWFMNRLKEGYALIPNPRNPGRLGRVELSADHVDCIVFWTKNSIPMLDKLEQLEAMGYAFYTHFTLTPYGQEMESCLPPKPKLLQAFIKLSKQTSSQRVVWRYDPIIVDADHSISWHIEQFTRMCGELHPYTKRCILSFIDPYKSISDKFRAMTRDEMLAIASGFSEAAQKYDMALYTCAEEIELAEYGIGHAACIDRKWVEEIIGCRITAKKDANQRAACGCIESVDIGVYDTCTHGCLYCYATSDRKTALGRLRAHDTRAPMINGYPKGNEIVTDRTASSKKIKQISMFQEEF
- a CDS encoding PLP-dependent aminotransferase family protein — protein: MIYIDKEVDTPLYEQIYRQIQEDIISGNLAPGTLLPGIRTLAKTLGVARNTVDKAYTQLAVEGYICPRKGAGFAVESIRDSKRSGEFQSLSCRVSANPGRKEEQKLPYDFQYGSFPDECFPKSAWKKHLLEVLASPYSSAHMTRYQDKQGNLSLRCELRNYLYRTRGVVCTEAQILIGCGLHYSLDSLCKLFASHKRIAMEEPGYNGAKEVFQNNGFLIRHIPSTEYGLDFSQLKALDVPAVYVTPSHQFPYGTVLPISKRRELLEWAAEEKAYIIEDDYDSEYRYDANPVPSLQSIDGHERVIYIGTFSKSLSPSLRVNYMVLPQPLLPAYHQMFSSYSSPVAWLTQEVLADLLRSGDYTRHVRRMCAAYRKRHDAFVQQVSKQFGSKILLHGQGAGLHFLWEFSEGVRAERLIQIAEKAGVRVYPVTPFWSVSEACPPNLLFAGYSLLNEEQIQEGIRLLRQAWAPVLCNT
- a CDS encoding pyridoxamine 5'-phosphate oxidase family protein, with amino-acid sequence MQNRMKHFQLTKEEIDALLERADIGRFGTVREDGYPYAIPMHFVYYNGTIYMHGLPKGLKIDNVKGNPRACFEVDELLGLQPGEAAACDTEAIYNSVVVLGRAHILEDIPSKREVLNRLVEKYTPQFAGKELPENMVKGTAVIELQVKECTGKYHK
- a CDS encoding PadR family transcriptional regulator gives rise to the protein MAREKYQTLTEQMFYILICLRNEACGVDIMKMVAELTDGRVLIGPGTLYSLLDNFVKEKMIIETKTENRKKSYIITKLGDEMLEKEYHRLTKQKNDYEALVKGGGQ
- the vanW gene encoding glycopeptide resistance accessory protein VanW, whose translation is MKRKRMTQLFPLLLPLRRTQRRLFFYAEMYFDRNRYAKAKAPEFLPFCLYETKSKLVNENTGFDLKYQENKVFNLRLAAETVNGLIIRPGETFSFWQRVRYAEKNQRYKDGLCVVNGELVTVPGGGSCHLSNLLFWLFLHTPLTIVERHPHQLKDFPSPDEDEPDGVDATVSEGWLDLKVKNNTNLTFQIKIAFNEPYIYGSIFIDQAIGHRYEIINRDKSYFRKEGKTFERVSVCRQRIDSKSKQVVSENILYTDVCEIGYLLPEGTAITEEKELFEL
- the vanX gene encoding D-Ala-D-Ala dipeptidase VanX — its product is MKNDFVFVDEFVSGIRWDAKYATWDNFTGKPVDGYAANRIVGTRALCLSLEKARENAASFGFGLLLWDGYRPQSAVDCFLRWSKQPEDGRTKLKHYPNIDRSEIVAKGYVAAKSGHTRGSAIDLTLYYLADGTLVPMGGGFDLMDSVSHHGAKGITQAEGRNRQYLCSIMEASGFVAYACEWWHYTLKHEPYPNTYFDFLIA